Genomic segment of Peribacillus frigoritolerans:
AATAAATAGGATAATGAGACTGACCATGCCAAAGGAGTATTCCTGTTTGGTACATTACTGCCTCCTATATATAACTCGGGAACTTCCCAATTTTCCGGAATGATCATTTTCGTTTTATCTATATACTCCTTAACTTTGTTCATCATGCCAAGTTCAAGGTAGCATAAGCCCAGCCATGGAAGCCCGAAACACCATTCCGCTTCTTGACCGTCATTATAATAAAGGTCATTTTCATATCTAATGCAACCTTTTGTTCTTTCTAGGCGCTCTGTGACATTCTTCAATATTTTAAGCGCTATTTCACGGTCTACCAGACGATAAGGATAAATTAAGGATAAAAGGGCTAAATCCGTCTCTTTTGAATAACTTTCCCTTGGAAGCAGGAAACGAAGAGTTTCTTCTCCTTTTTTAATCAGTTCTTCCTTGACGTTGACCAGCATTTTGACTGAATTCAAACCAGCAACACATGCCCCTATGCTTGAAGCATGTATTTCGATATTCTCTTCCCACATCCCGTTATCTTCCGCTTGCCAATATTGCAGGCATTCCAAGTAACTGACCAACTTTTGAACGATCTTTAAATCACGTTGGTTTCTTATCACCTTTTTCCCATGCCTATATCCTTCACCGACACCCCATAAAAAGGCACCTATCGCATCATTTTGGGCATGGCCCCACTCATCGGGCAGTTCTTTAAGCTCAGTGGAATACCGTGCATGGATATGTTCAAATAGAAACTGGGGTTTCTGTTCCGTATGAATATCTATCTTCCACTCATAGGATTGAAATAAGTCGAATAAAGCATGATATGCTTTCTCATAACGACTGGACGGATCATTTATAAAAGGTATTACTGTATAAACGACATCCCTTATCCAGACATAATTATAATCATCGGAAATACTTGCAGTATATGCGCCATTAGGAAGCCGCATCCGATCAAGAACCTCTAGGGCACCATTTACATTCATTAATTGAACACCTCCATAGTTATTTGCTTATTCCCATTGTTGACAGACTCCCATTTTCTAAACGTTGGTTGTTTCATTTTTCAATTAAAAGCGCTTTCAATTCAGTTATCCAAAACGACTTTTTCAGAAGTTCATTCACCATAGTTTATGTAATCACTGCCCTTTTTGATAATCAAGCTTCCAATGTTCATTAAAAAAGCGTCATTTGCCTAACCGTAATGAAGTTGCCGTTATGAAATACGTTCTTTGGAAAATAAAAACCCAGTAATGGCAATCCATTACTGGTTATATCGGCCTATCATTCAAATGTTTAGTAGTTATTAAAAGAATAATCGCAATATCATCAATGAAAGCACGCCAATCATTACCGTACCCAATAGACATCTCGTAAACATCGCAACCAGGAAAGCTGGTAAAAGCTGCGGCCAATTATAAAGCATTACCCTTAATTGAAAAGACCTGTTCCGCACAATTGATGCGCCAAGGATGGGGGCAAGGCTATACCCGCTTATTTCCATCTGTCAATCCTCATCGCTGAAGCTATTACCTTTGCAACTATGACGCCAGTACTGCCAGGAAAGAAGAAACCTACTGCAACATCGATTAATACGCTGCTAAAATCGACTGCAAGATCTATAAAAAGTTTTTTTACTCAATATTCACAAAACTATAAAGGCCGATGAACATGGCTGTCAGGGAGAAATCCATCCCATATTTTTCTCGGGATTTGAAACCCATTGGCGCAAAGAACCGCCGGCATATTTGGTAGTAACCAATTTAAATAGGCTCCAGATTCAGACCTAGCATCCATTTAAAATCAAGCTGTTTCCTCTGCTGTGCCGTTGTGACGGCCACTCCAAACGTTTCTTCAGATAGTAAGGCTCCAAGTTATCAGGTATTGTTTCAAACCTTGCTGCCTGAATTACGGAGCCAATGCAGCAATAGATGACGACTGTTAACAAAAAAATCGTAAAAATCATGGACGAGACTGGATGACTAGCAGCTATCATCCCTGCCGCTATGAATTGTCCAGAGCCTGCATAGAGAAAAAAGCGACATTAGTGCCGCTTCAATTATGCTTAATCCTGATGTATTTTTCGATTACCCCTGCAGCGAAACCGATACATTACTCCTTGCTCAAAGCATTCCCCATAATTGGAAAAGCCATCGCTTTTCCAATCCACCCTTATATTAATAATTTCCTTCAATTGCTTTTCAGCTTGCCAAGCAGAAGTGGCAACTCACTATATATTTCGATGATCTCATCTATCGGCATTCTAACTAAGCCGCTGGAGGAAGGGGCAACGAATTCCATGGATTTATTCGATGAAGGTTCTTCTTGCAGCCCCCAAGAGATTTTTCGTAATTGACGGTATTCCTGATAAACACCCTTGCCTACAAAACAGACAAGTTTTGGTTTATACTTTTCAATTTTCCTTTTTAATTGATTCCTTCCTATTGTGTACTCTTCTTTAGTGATATCTTCCGCACCTTTTGTAGGCCTGGAAACGATATTGGTAAACCCATAACCTAACTCCAGTAATGACGAGTCTTCAGTTGGGGCATATTTCCTTGGTGTCAGCCCGGACTCGAAGAGGATTTTCCAAAAGCGGTTGTTTGGATTCGCATAATGATGGCCAGTCTCGCCTGAACGAATGCTTGGATTGAAACCTACGAACAATATATCCAAATTTTCCTTTAAATGATCAGAAATGCCTTCCATTTTAAAACTCCTTTTCAAATTTCCTATTTAATCATTGTACAAAACTGAAAAATAATTGACTACCTTTTCCGCCATTTACACAACATACACGTTTCTTGGAGAATGAGGGATGATTGTTTCATAGTGATAACCTTATTATTGATAACATATAATTCCGCTTTTAATTTACATATAAGATAACTGCCTTTTAAACAGGAAAAAACCAAATTCATGTCTCTGTCTTGACATGAGTTTGGTTTAGAAGTATCAAGAATCATAGGTGATCCCGACCTTTATTAACACAGTTCCTTTTATTTACGAGTGGAATGGCTGATTATGAAATATAAAAGGTAGGGAAACGATGCATTTTACTCGTTCAAAAGAAACAGCCACCTTATAGATGGCTGCTTCTTCATATAGCTTATTGTGCGTGACTTACGCGAACATAATTTATTTGATTTAGTGGAATGGTTATGATATCTAGATTGTCTTCATAACCTGGTGACGTTTCTGTTAATCGGCAAACATCATCAGTTACTTCATGTAACACTCCCTCGAATAAATCACTGCTCGTTGCCACTGTGACCGTGTTCCCAATGTAATGTCTTAATTGTACATAAAAAATACTAGCTAACAATGCATTCTCCCCCTTATATAGGCTCTCTAACAGAATTGATGGCACGGAACGGAACAAATACTACAGTTCCTGCAGTTTCAGTAATTACAATATAATCAGTTTGAATTGAACTTAATATTCCCGTTACCGGGGCTAAATCAGTTGAAATAGTTACCGTTCTTCCTAATAATCTTCCTAAAACACTTCTCAAATCATAGTACAGATCCCCTGAAGTATCAGGTGTCCTTGGTGTTGTTTGACCATTTTCAACAAGCCATTTATAGT
This window contains:
- a CDS encoding glycoside hydrolase family 15 protein, with amino-acid sequence MNVNGALEVLDRMRLPNGAYTASISDDYNYVWIRDVVYTVIPFINDPSSRYEKAYHALFDLFQSYEWKIDIHTEQKPQFLFEHIHARYSTELKELPDEWGHAQNDAIGAFLWGVGEGYRHGKKVIRNQRDLKIVQKLVSYLECLQYWQAEDNGMWEENIEIHASSIGACVAGLNSVKMLVNVKEELIKKGEETLRFLLPRESYSKETDLALLSLIYPYRLVDREIALKILKNVTERLERTKGCIRYENDLYYNDGQEAEWCFGLPWLGLCYLELGMMNKVKEYIDKTKMIIPENWEVPELYIGGSNVPNRNTPLAWSVSLSYLFLTKTHSIRTEQIT
- a CDS encoding mismatch-specific DNA-glycosylase, which gives rise to MEGISDHLKENLDILFVGFNPSIRSGETGHHYANPNNRFWKILFESGLTPRKYAPTEDSSLLELGYGFTNIVSRPTKGAEDITKEEYTIGRNQLKRKIEKYKPKLVCFVGKGVYQEYRQLRKISWGLQEEPSSNKSMEFVAPSSSGLVRMPIDEIIEIYSELPLLLGKLKSN
- a CDS encoding DUF2642 domain-containing protein: MNTEKQSEKQCKKNSCDYLYYKWLVENGQTTPRTPDTSGDLYYDLRSVLGRLLGRTVTISTDLAPVTGILSSIQTDYIVITETAGTVVFVPFRAINSVREPI